A portion of the Croceibacterium sp. TMG7-5b_MA50 genome contains these proteins:
- a CDS encoding alpha/beta hydrolase, with translation MAPAAAAALAAMGGTLGPDLLRAVHDLYRAEQLGHAAVQPALASDVAYGPDPLHRLDLYAPVSGIRPAPVLVWVHGGGFVRGSKGGGGDPFNAHAARWAARAGMLGAAIDYRLAPAATWPAGAEDVAAAVNWLVAHAAHHGGDPTRIVLMGTSAGAVHVAGALALRPDLPVSAAVLLSGLYGFEPLEERDTLYYGPVDLYAERAPRHALVATTLPLFAACAERDPARFQRETLQLLAARAQAHGTMGRGYIAGGHNHFSLAYHLGTADTRLADEVAGFLHEHLGEFA, from the coding sequence ATGGCGCCGGCCGCCGCCGCTGCCCTTGCCGCCATGGGCGGCACGCTCGGCCCCGATCTGCTGCGCGCGGTGCACGACCTGTACCGGGCGGAGCAGCTGGGCCACGCGGCGGTACAACCGGCACTGGCCAGCGACGTCGCCTATGGACCCGATCCGCTGCACAGGCTGGACCTGTATGCCCCGGTGTCGGGCATACGGCCCGCCCCCGTGCTGGTCTGGGTGCATGGCGGCGGCTTCGTGCGCGGCAGCAAGGGGGGCGGCGGCGATCCGTTCAACGCCCATGCCGCCCGCTGGGCCGCGCGGGCCGGAATGCTGGGCGCGGCGATCGACTATCGCCTCGCGCCCGCCGCGACCTGGCCTGCCGGGGCGGAGGATGTGGCGGCGGCGGTGAACTGGCTCGTCGCCCATGCCGCGCACCATGGCGGCGATCCGACGCGCATCGTGCTGATGGGCACCAGCGCGGGGGCGGTGCATGTGGCGGGCGCGCTGGCGCTCCGCCCTGATCTGCCGGTCAGCGCCGCGGTGCTGCTGTCGGGCCTCTACGGGTTCGAGCCGCTGGAGGAGCGTGACACGCTCTATTACGGTCCAGTCGACCTGTATGCCGAACGCGCGCCCAGGCACGCGCTGGTCGCCACCACCCTGCCGCTGTTCGCCGCCTGTGCGGAGCGGGACCCGGCACGCTTCCAGCGCGAGACGCTGCAATTGCTGGCCGCCCGCGCGCAGGCGCACGGCACGATGGGGCGCGGCTACATCGCGGGCGGGCACAATCATTTCAGTCTCGCCTACCACCTGGGCACGGCCGACACGCGGCTGGCTGACGAGGTGGCGGGCTTCCTGCACGAACATCTGGGAGAGTTCGCATGA
- a CDS encoding dienelactone hydrolase family protein — MAPALLAAAAWMLAAPGHAQQAAPSVERVDPVRDSAAIPLRPDDRAPDREVWNRIFRGELVVRNVTHPTLTPVLPNPAMATGAAVIVIPGGGYQFVAMQNEGWPVARQLADRGIAAFVLKYRTNDTPDDDAAMAAKLAAVFGSIGKPGFVDPTEPRAVADAAAAMALVRERAAEWGVDPQRIGLLGFSAGARSALEIALAPAGARPAFVGYMYGAMREPELAIPADAPPMFAAIALDDGLRGRDGLGLVEAWDAADRPVELHAYERGDHGFGLGRAGTTTTGWLDQFTLWLRSRGLLDAGA, encoded by the coding sequence ATGGCCCCCGCGCTGCTGGCGGCGGCGGCATGGATGCTGGCGGCGCCAGGACACGCCCAGCAGGCCGCGCCGTCGGTGGAGCGTGTCGATCCGGTGCGCGATTCCGCGGCCATCCCGCTCCGCCCGGATGACCGCGCGCCGGACCGGGAGGTCTGGAACCGCATCTTCCGCGGCGAGCTGGTGGTGCGCAACGTCACGCATCCCACGCTGACCCCGGTGCTGCCCAATCCAGCGATGGCCACCGGGGCGGCGGTCATCGTCATTCCGGGCGGCGGGTACCAGTTCGTCGCCATGCAGAACGAAGGCTGGCCCGTCGCCCGGCAGCTCGCCGATCGCGGGATCGCCGCCTTTGTCCTGAAATACCGCACCAACGACACGCCGGACGACGATGCCGCCATGGCGGCGAAGCTGGCGGCGGTGTTCGGCAGCATCGGCAAGCCCGGCTTCGTCGATCCGACGGAACCGCGCGCGGTCGCCGATGCGGCGGCGGCGATGGCGCTGGTGCGTGAGCGGGCGGCGGAATGGGGTGTCGATCCGCAGCGGATCGGCCTCCTGGGCTTTTCCGCCGGCGCCCGCTCCGCGCTGGAGATCGCGCTGGCACCGGCCGGGGCGCGGCCGGCCTTTGTCGGCTATATGTACGGCGCCATGCGCGAACCGGAGCTGGCCATCCCCGCCGATGCGCCCCCGATGTTCGCCGCCATCGCGCTGGACGACGGGTTACGCGGCCGTGACGGGTTGGGCCTGGTGGAGGCGTGGGACGCGGCGGACCGCCCGGTGGAGCTGCACGCCTATGAACGCGGCGACCATGGCTTCGGCCTCGGCCGGGCGGGCACCACCACCACCGGCTGGCTGGACCAGTTCACGCTGTGGCTGCGCAGCCGCGGCCTGCTGGATGCGGGCGCATGA
- a CDS encoding fumarylacetoacetate hydrolase family protein, giving the protein MRFASFRRPDGQPSFGLVEGDRIRDCGGQGHADLKAAIAAGALAGLTGPGDSFALADVVLLPVIPNPDKILCVGHNYESHRQETGRAKVAHPSIFTRWADTLIAHGQPIVRPRASTDLDFEGELAVVIGRGGRAIVAETALDHVAGYACFNDASVRDWQWHTTQFTPGKNFPGTGALGPWLVTPDEAGDLADVRVTTTLNGQVVQDQPIRDMIFPIAEIVAYVSAFTPLSPGDVIATGTPGGVGAKRTPPLWMQAGDRVEVAIGHIGTLSNTIIDEAVLD; this is encoded by the coding sequence TGGAAGGCGACCGCATCCGCGATTGCGGCGGGCAAGGCCATGCCGACCTCAAGGCCGCGATCGCCGCCGGCGCACTGGCCGGCCTGACGGGTCCGGGCGACAGCTTCGCGCTGGCCGATGTGGTGCTGCTGCCGGTGATCCCGAACCCGGACAAGATCCTGTGCGTCGGCCACAATTACGAAAGCCACCGGCAGGAAACCGGCCGCGCGAAGGTCGCGCACCCGTCCATCTTCACCCGCTGGGCCGACACGCTGATCGCCCATGGCCAGCCGATCGTGCGCCCGCGCGCATCGACCGACCTGGATTTCGAAGGCGAGCTGGCGGTCGTGATCGGGCGCGGCGGGCGCGCCATCGTGGCGGAGACGGCGCTGGACCATGTCGCGGGCTACGCCTGCTTCAACGATGCATCGGTGCGCGACTGGCAGTGGCACACCACGCAGTTCACGCCGGGCAAGAACTTCCCCGGCACCGGCGCGCTCGGCCCCTGGCTGGTCACGCCGGACGAGGCGGGCGACCTGGCGGATGTGCGCGTCACCACCACGCTGAACGGGCAGGTGGTGCAGGACCAGCCGATCCGCGACATGATCTTCCCGATTGCCGAGATCGTCGCCTACGTCTCCGCCTTCACCCCGCTGTCGCCGGGCGACGTGATCGCCACCGGCACGCCGGGCGGCGTCGGGGCCAAGCGCACGCCGCCGCTGTGGATGCAGGCGGGCGACCGGGTGGAGGTCGCGATCGGCCACATCGGCACGCTCAGCAACACGATCATCGACGAGGCGGTGCTCGACTAG
- a CDS encoding right-handed parallel beta-helix repeat-containing protein → MTHPLRTRVAAGLLAAAAIAPVAAIAQVTVHVAPGGNDRAPGTAERPVRTLPRAQELVRAANGGNDVTVLLADGTYPLAAPLVLDAADGGQNGHRVEWRAADGARPVLSGGMVVDGFRLHDAERRIWVAEVPRGLDTRQLWVNGQLAERPWIEIKASDLAFSATGFEVVNPDLAWVTQVAQPARMEVEATGFFTDRFSPVQSISGTSVTMQQPAWDNNSWGYDTITKPIFPEDSRLFLVNAPEFIGRVNDWHADPYQWFIDPEAGRLYLRIAQDDDIADLTVTIPRLDALVSVAGTPDRPVERLGFHGLTFSHTSWLGPSLPTGYANQQSGAFLSDVSPIRPADAWESCGWGCVEFESMRQKWHQMPAAVQVAAARDVTFEGNRFTQLGQIGLGIGNDPTANRSGQGHATARIRVARNHFAVLSGSAIMAGGVREDAHHPADPALVNRDLVIEDNTIATVSQDYKDNAAILTTYISGARIAHNDITDTPYDAIAVGWGWGYNDAGGNPNYDENQRGYTYNTRYDTPTTLRDTIVENNRIHGVKTWFMDGGAIYNLSANPGAVIRGNYIYDIADKIAIYLDEGSKHFRVTGNVVETRGKWLNINTAGKMYRRRISTDNLATGNWHSSSTTGGRWLAEIGNVAEGNVLVPDRDWPVEAENVMRDAGVRR, encoded by the coding sequence ATGACCCATCCCCTTCGTACCCGCGTGGCGGCCGGGCTGCTGGCAGCCGCCGCGATCGCCCCGGTGGCGGCCATCGCGCAGGTCACCGTGCATGTGGCGCCCGGCGGCAACGACCGCGCGCCCGGTACGGCCGAGCGGCCGGTCCGCACGCTGCCCCGCGCGCAGGAGCTGGTGCGCGCGGCCAATGGCGGCAATGACGTGACCGTGCTGCTGGCGGACGGGACTTACCCGCTCGCCGCGCCGCTGGTGCTGGATGCCGCGGATGGCGGGCAGAACGGGCACCGCGTGGAATGGCGTGCCGCCGATGGCGCCCGCCCCGTTTTGTCGGGCGGCATGGTGGTGGACGGGTTCCGCCTGCACGACGCCGAACGCCGCATCTGGGTCGCCGAAGTGCCCAGGGGGCTGGATACGCGCCAGCTATGGGTGAACGGCCAGCTCGCCGAACGGCCGTGGATCGAGATAAAGGCCAGTGACCTCGCCTTCTCCGCCACCGGGTTCGAGGTGGTGAACCCCGACCTCGCCTGGGTGACGCAGGTGGCGCAGCCCGCGCGGATGGAGGTGGAGGCGACCGGTTTCTTCACCGACCGCTTTTCCCCCGTGCAGTCGATCAGCGGCACCAGTGTCACCATGCAGCAGCCGGCATGGGACAATAACAGCTGGGGCTACGACACGATCACCAAGCCCATCTTCCCCGAGGACTCACGCCTGTTCCTGGTCAACGCGCCCGAGTTCATCGGCCGCGTCAACGACTGGCACGCGGACCCGTATCAGTGGTTCATCGACCCGGAGGCGGGGCGGCTGTACCTCCGGATCGCGCAGGATGACGACATCGCCGACCTGACCGTCACCATCCCCCGGCTGGATGCGCTGGTGTCCGTCGCGGGCACGCCGGACCGGCCGGTGGAGCGTCTGGGCTTCCACGGGCTGACCTTCTCCCACACCAGTTGGCTCGGCCCGTCGCTGCCCACCGGCTACGCCAACCAGCAGAGCGGGGCGTTCCTGTCGGACGTGTCGCCGATCCGCCCGGCGGATGCGTGGGAAAGCTGCGGCTGGGGATGCGTGGAGTTCGAATCCATGCGCCAGAAATGGCACCAGATGCCCGCCGCCGTGCAGGTCGCCGCCGCGCGCGATGTGACGTTCGAGGGCAACCGATTCACGCAGCTCGGCCAGATCGGGCTCGGCATCGGGAACGATCCCACCGCCAACCGCAGCGGGCAGGGCCATGCGACCGCGCGCATCCGGGTCGCGCGCAACCATTTCGCCGTGCTGTCGGGCAGCGCGATCATGGCGGGCGGCGTGCGCGAGGACGCGCATCATCCGGCCGATCCCGCGCTGGTCAACCGCGACCTCGTGATCGAGGACAACACGATCGCCACCGTCAGCCAGGACTACAAAGACAATGCCGCGATCCTGACCACCTATATCAGCGGGGCGCGGATCGCGCACAACGACATCACCGACACGCCTTATGACGCGATCGCGGTGGGCTGGGGCTGGGGCTACAACGATGCCGGCGGCAACCCGAACTATGACGAGAACCAGCGCGGCTATACCTACAACACCCGTTACGACACGCCGACCACGCTGCGCGACACGATCGTGGAGAATAACCGCATCCACGGGGTGAAGACCTGGTTCATGGATGGCGGCGCGATCTACAACCTGTCGGCCAATCCGGGCGCGGTGATCCGGGGGAATTACATCTACGACATCGCGGACAAGATCGCGATCTACCTGGACGAAGGCAGCAAGCATTTCCGCGTGACCGGCAACGTGGTCGAAACGCGGGGCAAGTGGCTGAACATCAACACCGCGGGCAAGATGTACCGCCGCCGCATCAGCACGGACAATCTCGCCACGGGCAACTGGCACAGCTCCAGCACCACGGGCGGGCGCTGGCTGGCGGAGATCGGCAACGTGGCGGAAGGCAACGTGCTGGTGCCCGACCGCGACTGGCCGGTGGAGGCCGAGAACGTGATGCGCGACGCAGGCGTCAGGCGGTAA
- a CDS encoding family 1 glycosylhydrolase: MIDRRTLLAAGAAGALAAAAPAFAQGRRQSFPQGFLWGAATAGHQVEGNNVAADLWLLENMQPTIFAEPSGDAVNHFGLWAQDLDMVKAMGLNTYRFSLEWARIEPEPGLFSTAMLDHYKAVIDGCRDRGLNPVVTFQHFTAPRWFSAQGGWTNREAPALFARYCSRAAEHLGENISHALTMNEPQILRLLRALEVMPEGALMGQRAMLEAAAKRMGTDKFVTANVANFDDLDTMQALMIEGHGAAKAAIKAVRGDLPVGVSLALIDNQARGPNSVAGEKAEDMAGAWLRTARGDDFLGVQNYERIVWDAKGKVAPPADAVRNWGGSEVHAPSLAGAVRQAHAMAGVPILVSEHGVGTDDDAIRARFIPEALAGLSGAMADGIPVLGYIHWSLMDNFEWIFGYKPRFGLVSVDRTTFARTPKPSAEVLGRIARANSL; the protein is encoded by the coding sequence ATGATCGATCGTCGTACCTTGCTGGCAGCGGGCGCCGCCGGTGCCCTCGCCGCCGCCGCGCCCGCATTCGCGCAGGGTCGCCGGCAGAGCTTCCCGCAAGGCTTCCTCTGGGGCGCGGCGACCGCCGGGCACCAGGTCGAAGGCAACAATGTCGCCGCCGATCTGTGGCTGCTGGAAAACATGCAGCCGACCATCTTCGCCGAACCGTCGGGCGATGCGGTGAACCATTTCGGGCTGTGGGCGCAGGACCTCGACATGGTGAAGGCCATGGGCCTCAACACCTATCGCTTCAGCCTGGAATGGGCGCGGATCGAGCCGGAGCCGGGCCTGTTCTCCACCGCCATGCTGGACCATTACAAGGCGGTGATCGACGGCTGCCGGGATCGCGGGCTCAACCCGGTGGTGACGTTCCAGCACTTCACCGCCCCCCGCTGGTTCTCCGCCCAAGGAGGCTGGACCAACCGGGAGGCGCCGGCGCTGTTCGCCCGGTACTGCTCCCGCGCGGCGGAGCATCTGGGCGAGAATATCAGCCACGCGCTGACCATGAACGAGCCGCAGATCCTGCGCCTGCTGCGCGCGCTGGAGGTGATGCCCGAAGGCGCGCTGATGGGCCAGCGGGCCATGCTGGAGGCGGCGGCGAAGCGCATGGGGACCGATAAATTCGTGACCGCCAATGTCGCCAATTTCGACGATCTCGACACCATGCAGGCGCTGATGATCGAAGGGCATGGCGCTGCGAAGGCCGCGATCAAGGCGGTGCGCGGCGATCTGCCGGTGGGCGTCAGCCTGGCGCTGATCGACAACCAGGCGCGGGGGCCGAACTCCGTGGCTGGGGAGAAGGCGGAGGACATGGCCGGGGCGTGGCTGCGAACGGCGCGGGGCGACGATTTCCTGGGCGTGCAGAACTACGAACGGATCGTCTGGGATGCGAAGGGCAAGGTTGCCCCGCCGGCGGACGCCGTGCGCAATTGGGGCGGGTCGGAGGTGCATGCCCCCTCGCTCGCCGGGGCGGTCCGCCAGGCGCACGCGATGGCGGGGGTGCCGATCCTGGTGTCCGAACATGGCGTCGGCACCGATGACGATGCAATACGTGCCCGCTTCATTCCGGAGGCGCTGGCGGGCCTCAGCGGCGCGATGGCCGACGGCATCCCGGTGCTCGGCTACATACACTGGTCGCTGATGGACAATTTCGAATGGATCTTCGGCTACAAGCCGCGCTTCGGCCTTGTCAGCGTGGACCGCACGACCTTCGCCCGCACGCCCAAGCCGTCCGCCGAGGTCCTGGGGCGGATCGCGCGGGCCAATTCATTGTGA
- a CDS encoding TonB-dependent receptor: MTRLTLILASASTLAYALPATAQETASDPAPGVAETYPGEIIVTATRRAERLQDVPLAVNALSAEELVSSGFQNLQDIQYQLPGVQFGNSPNDAGFRLRGVGSAGGFTSSSEQNVGTVVDNVVIPFGNPVQSLGDLERVEVLKGPQGTQFGKNASSGVVNITTLRPDLDTVGGTAFASYGELNDFNVNASLNVPVANNAALAVYGFARGNDGFIENVVTGKDWGGQRSYGGRAKLLAEVTDTLDIYLIGDYSRARLEGQGQLWTVNRLPTSTSPLVNARNATLLARGIEPGFDNEQTAEDIDTSVKEENYGGSMELDLDVGDYQLTSITAYRFFNGYQTRFAIDNYPVPIFTGFNHSGISGDGDRSFLSQELRVTSPTGGTLEYVAGVYLSRLKSGLNGYNSAQLRPALPFAAQPQLSLTAGQSVTRTSTESAAAFVDGSIRLTEQLRILLGGRYSYDWVDAESFSRIDPAFPPGVGPNGFTVPYTPRPRSTGETNQGDWSGRAGLEFRPADDIMLYGTVARGYLGPTVTFSGLTGAQVTVDPQTVWDVTVGAKTQFFDRRVTLNVNAFYDDYKNLQTSVFNGLEFLTENAGGFEAKGFEVETIVRVTDALSVNAAWTYSDTEFTDYITACPDSIVATGAAAVAAQCNAPGSTATTPLFQAAGEPLSGAPRHSVTGGVDYRQPIGGSLALDASATYYYRSKVQYDPGEAFTRQPGYSIVGANIGIGAEDGSWRVGVFARNLFDQKFHSAVIGLPFTTGAGTVNWNTRDARRTIGVQVSGAF; encoded by the coding sequence ATGACAAGACTGACACTCATCCTCGCCTCGGCGAGCACGCTGGCATATGCCCTGCCCGCAACCGCGCAGGAGACGGCAAGCGATCCCGCGCCCGGCGTTGCGGAAACCTATCCGGGCGAGATCATCGTCACCGCCACCCGCCGCGCCGAACGGCTGCAGGACGTGCCGCTGGCGGTGAACGCCCTCAGTGCGGAGGAGCTGGTCAGCAGCGGGTTCCAGAACCTGCAGGACATCCAGTACCAGTTGCCGGGCGTGCAGTTCGGCAATTCGCCCAACGATGCCGGCTTCCGCCTGCGCGGCGTGGGTTCGGCGGGCGGGTTCACCAGCTCGTCCGAACAGAATGTCGGCACGGTGGTCGACAACGTGGTGATCCCGTTCGGCAATCCGGTGCAGAGCCTGGGCGACCTGGAACGGGTGGAGGTGCTGAAGGGCCCGCAGGGCACGCAGTTCGGCAAGAATGCATCATCGGGCGTGGTCAACATCACCACCCTGCGGCCCGACCTCGACACCGTGGGCGGCACCGCCTTCGCCAGCTATGGCGAGCTGAACGACTTCAACGTCAATGCCAGCCTGAACGTGCCCGTCGCCAACAATGCGGCGCTCGCCGTCTATGGCTTCGCGCGCGGCAATGACGGCTTCATCGAAAACGTCGTCACCGGCAAGGATTGGGGCGGGCAACGATCCTACGGCGGGCGGGCCAAGCTGCTGGCGGAGGTGACCGACACGCTCGATATCTACCTGATCGGCGATTATTCCCGCGCCAGGCTGGAGGGACAGGGCCAGTTGTGGACGGTGAACCGCCTGCCGACCTCCACCAGCCCGCTGGTGAATGCCCGCAACGCCACCCTGCTGGCGCGCGGTATCGAGCCGGGCTTCGACAACGAGCAGACGGCGGAGGACATCGATACCTCCGTGAAGGAGGAGAACTACGGCGGCTCGATGGAGCTGGACCTGGATGTCGGCGATTACCAGCTGACCTCCATCACCGCGTACCGCTTCTTCAACGGCTACCAGACCCGGTTCGCGATCGACAATTATCCGGTGCCGATCTTCACCGGGTTCAACCATTCCGGCATCAGCGGCGATGGCGACCGCAGCTTCCTGTCGCAGGAACTGCGCGTCACCTCCCCCACCGGCGGCACGCTGGAATATGTCGCGGGCGTATACCTGTCGCGGCTGAAGTCAGGGCTGAACGGCTACAACAGCGCGCAATTGCGCCCGGCGCTGCCCTTCGCGGCCCAGCCGCAGCTGTCGCTGACTGCGGGGCAGAGCGTGACGCGCACCTCCACCGAAAGCGCGGCGGCGTTCGTCGACGGGTCGATCCGGCTGACCGAACAGCTGCGGATCCTGCTGGGCGGTCGCTATTCGTATGACTGGGTGGATGCCGAAAGTTTCTCCCGCATCGATCCCGCCTTCCCGCCGGGTGTCGGCCCCAACGGTTTCACCGTGCCCTACACCCCGCGGCCGCGTTCCACCGGGGAGACGAACCAGGGCGACTGGTCGGGCCGCGCGGGGCTGGAGTTCCGGCCGGCGGACGACATCATGCTGTATGGCACGGTCGCGCGCGGCTATCTGGGGCCGACGGTCACCTTCTCCGGCCTGACGGGCGCGCAGGTGACGGTCGATCCGCAGACCGTGTGGGACGTGACGGTCGGCGCCAAGACGCAGTTCTTCGATCGGCGCGTGACGCTGAACGTCAATGCGTTCTACGACGATTACAAGAACCTCCAGACCTCCGTGTTCAACGGGCTGGAGTTCCTGACGGAGAATGCCGGCGGGTTCGAGGCCAAGGGTTTTGAGGTGGAGACGATCGTGCGGGTGACCGATGCCCTGTCGGTCAACGCCGCCTGGACCTACTCCGACACGGAATTCACCGACTACATCACCGCCTGCCCGGACAGCATCGTCGCCACCGGCGCGGCGGCGGTGGCCGCGCAGTGCAATGCACCGGGCTCCACCGCGACCACGCCGCTGTTCCAGGCGGCGGGGGAACCGTTGTCGGGTGCGCCGCGGCACAGCGTCACCGGCGGGGTGGATTACCGCCAGCCCATCGGCGGGTCGCTGGCGCTGGATGCGTCGGCCACCTACTACTATCGCAGCAAGGTGCAGTACGACCCGGGGGAGGCGTTCACCAGGCAGCCGGGATACAGCATCGTGGGCGCGAATATCGGCATCGGGGCGGAAGACGGCAGCTGGCGGGTGGGCGTGTTCGCGCGCAACCTGTTCGACCAGAAGTTCCATTCCGCGGTGATCGGCCTGCCGTTCACGACCGGTGCCGGCACCGTCAACTGGAACACCCGCGATGCCCGCCGCACGATCGGCGTGCAGGTGTCGGGCGCGTTCTGA